The Neisseria yangbaofengii genome contains a region encoding:
- a CDS encoding IS630 transposase-related protein, producing MAYSEDFKQLVLKKLRQGWTIRRAAKEFGIAISTITLWKRPPAPQTPPKQRKTRKISAQALLEDVERYPDAYCYERAQRFGCSHTAIHKALKRYNISYKKRPIATRKPTEGSEKTS from the coding sequence ATGGCCTATTCAGAAGACTTCAAACAACTCGTACTCAAAAAACTCCGTCAAGGATGGACGATTCGCAGAGCCGCAAAAGAATTCGGCATCGCCATCTCCACCATCACGCTTTGGAAACGCCCTCCGGCTCCTCAAACCCCTCCGAAGCAACGGAAAACCCGCAAAATCAGCGCCCAAGCACTGCTCGAAGATGTTGAGCGTTATCCCGATGCCTATTGCTATGAAAGAGCGCAACGCTTTGGCTGTTCCCATACCGCCATACACAAAGCATTAAAGCGATACAACATCAGCTACAAAAAAAGACCAATCGCCACCCGAAAGCCAACAGAGGGCTCAGAAAAAACTTCCTGA
- a CDS encoding TMEM165/GDT1 family protein, with protein MEAFFSSTLGVMIAEIGDKTQLLALFLSTRFSQKNAIVFGVFVATLLNHAFSAVIGVWVAQYISPELMKWIIGLSFVAVGLWLLLPDKDENPDSRWLKYGVFGATVLLFFIAEIGDKTQIATVLLAAKYQEMFWVICGSVLGLMLANVPVIYLGQLLMKRIPSKAVHISACIVFCILGAVTLLGKALH; from the coding sequence ATGGAAGCTTTTTTCTCTTCGACATTGGGTGTGATGATTGCCGAAATCGGTGATAAGACCCAACTGCTCGCATTATTTTTGTCAACCCGATTTTCACAAAAGAATGCCATTGTTTTCGGCGTTTTTGTAGCTACACTATTAAACCATGCATTTTCAGCTGTTATTGGTGTGTGGGTGGCTCAATATATTTCGCCTGAACTGATGAAATGGATCATCGGCTTGAGTTTTGTTGCGGTAGGGTTATGGTTGCTACTGCCGGATAAGGATGAGAATCCGGATAGCCGATGGCTGAAGTATGGTGTTTTTGGGGCAACGGTACTGTTGTTTTTTATAGCGGAAATAGGTGATAAAACGCAAATTGCCACAGTGTTATTGGCGGCGAAATATCAAGAGATGTTTTGGGTAATATGTGGTAGCGTGTTAGGCTTGATGTTGGCAAATGTGCCGGTAATTTATTTAGGGCAGTTGCTAATGAAGAGGATTCCGTCTAAAGCGGTTCATATTTCTGCCTGTATTGTATTTTGTATTTTGGGTGCCGTTACTTTACTGGGTAAGGCATTGCATTGA
- a CDS encoding IS630 family transposase — MQHQLQKKTNRHPKANRGLRKNFLKLLHRYIRRNRPVVYLDESGFRTSCYRPYAYAPKSRRCYALHDWQGHHQANAVGALFHGKLFAVGLFDCSIDRRIFDAWVERILIPELPQNSVVVMDNATFHKGSALTLLKEKGHTVLWLPPYSPDLNQIEKKWAWIKGVRNRLRITDVDWLFQVCIDK, encoded by the coding sequence ATACAACATCAGCTACAAAAAAAGACCAATCGCCACCCGAAAGCCAACAGAGGGCTCAGAAAAAACTTCCTGAAGTTACTGCACCGCTACATCCGCCGTAACCGTCCGGTTGTTTATTTAGACGAGAGCGGATTCAGAACATCCTGTTACCGGCCTTACGCTTATGCGCCAAAAAGCCGGCGTTGTTATGCGCTTCATGATTGGCAGGGACATCATCAGGCCAATGCCGTCGGAGCATTATTTCACGGCAAACTGTTTGCCGTCGGGTTGTTTGATTGCAGTATTGACCGCCGAATATTTGACGCTTGGGTGGAGCGGATTTTGATTCCGGAGCTGCCGCAAAACAGTGTGGTGGTGATGGATAATGCGACGTTTCATAAGGGGAGTGCTTTAACACTTCTGAAGGAGAAAGGCCATACTGTGTTATGGCTTCCGCCCTATAGCCCTGATCTGAATCAGATAGAAAAAAAGTGGGCTTGGATTAAAGGTGTTAGGAATCGGCTGCGAATTACGGATGTGGATTGGCTGTTTCAGGTGTGCATCGATAAATAA